In one Tripterygium wilfordii isolate XIE 37 chromosome 22, ASM1340144v1, whole genome shotgun sequence genomic region, the following are encoded:
- the LOC119991235 gene encoding transcription factor RF2a-like, protein MGDTQEAHNDMMQRIQSSFGTSSSSIPKQSLSAGNQMDIPQLNTSQMRARRFSQFAQNFSADGSKRVGIPPSHPNQIPPVSPYSQIPVSRPVSQQMGSQNFSPGPTHSRSLSQPSSFFSLDSLPPLSPATFRDSPSTSVSDPVSADVTMEDRDTTAHSVLPPPPFTRGNSPRVGEGLPPRKAHRRSNSDIPYGFYNVLQSSPPLIPLRGTGGLEPPVPRRENAGASKPAQLIKKESNWERGSDNNAEGMGERKSEGEVVDDLFSAYMNLDNIDALNSSGTDDKTGNENFEDLDSRASGTKTNGADSSDNEAESSVNEGNNNMQRVRLSSSTEKREGLKRSAGGDIAPTTRHYRSVSMDSFMGKLNFGEESPKLPPSPGARPGQSSPSNSIDGNSAAFSLEFGNGEFSGAELKKIMVNEKLAEIALTDPKRAKRILANRQSAARSKERKMRYISELEHKVQTLQTEATTLSAQLTLLQRDSIGLTNQNNELKFRLQAMEQQARLRDALNETLTAEVRRLKLATQEMSEDSDPSRCMQQLPINPQIFQLQQQASQLNIHQFQPQQQRPSSSQVNNQQQQQPQSQQKNGTATTKSEGNQ, encoded by the exons ATGGGGGATACTCAAGAGGCACACAATGATATGATGCAAAGGATACAGTCTTCATTTGGGACATCATCTTCTTCGATTCCTAAACAAAGTTTGTCCGCTGGTAACCAAATGGACATACCCCAGTTGAACACTTCGCAAATGCGTGCTCGCCGTTTCTCTCAATTTGCTCAGAATTTTAGTGCTGATGGTAGTAAGAGAGTGGGTATACCACCCTCACATCCGAACCAGATTCCACCGGTTTCACCTTATTCTCAGATCCCTGTTTCCAGGCCTGTGAGCCAGCAAATGGGTTCACAAAATTTTAGCCCGGGGCCTACTCATTCTCGATCTTTGTCACAGCCATCGTCATTTTTCTCACTTGACTCACTGCCCCCTTTAAGCCCAGCCACTTTTCGCGACTCCCCATCCACATCAGTTTCGGACCCTGTTTCGGCTGATGTGACAATGGAAGACAGGGATACAACTGCGCATTCAGTATTGCCTCCACCGCCTTTTACAAGGGGTAATTCTCCGAGAGTTGGCGAGGGTTTGCCCCCACGCAAGGCGCACAGGCGATCTAATAGTGATATTCCATATGGGTTCTACAATGTGTTGCAATCTTCACCACCCCTCATTCCTTTAAGAGGTACTGGAGGTTTGGAGCCGCCAGTCCCCAGAAGAGAGAATGCAGGGGCCTCTAAGCCGGCACAGCTGATTaaaaaggaatcaaattgggaGAGAGGTAGTGATAACAATGCAGAAGGAATGGGTGAGAGGAAATCTGAGGGAGAAGTTGTGGATGATTTATTTTCTGCCTACATGAATTTGGATAATATCGATGCCTTGAACTCCTCAGGCACGGATGACAAAACTGGTAATGAGAATTTTGAGGATTTGGATAGTAGAGCTAGTGGAACTAAAACAAATGGAGCTGATAGCAGTGACAATGAAGCAGAAAGCAGCGTGAATGAAGGCAATAACAACATGCAGAGAGTCAGACTCAGTTCCTCCACCGAGAAGAGAGAAGGGCTTAAAAGGAGTGCTGGCGGAGATATTGCTCCAACCACCAGACACTACAGAAGTGTTTCCATGGATAGTTTTATGGGAAAGTTGAATTTTGGTGAGGAGTCACCAAAACTCCCACCTTCTCCCGGAGCTCGCCCTGGACAGTCATCCCCCAGCAATTCAATTGATGGAAATTCGGCTGCTTTCAGCTTGGAATTTGGTAATGGTGAATTTAGTGGGGCTGAACTGAAAAAAATTATGGTGAACGAGAAACTTGCTGAGATTGCATTAACTGACCCAAAGCGTGCAAAAAG AATTTTGGCAAATCGTCAATCAGCTGCTCGTTCGAAAGAGCGGAAGATGAGATACATTTCAGAGTTGGAACACAAGGTCCAGACACTGCAAACAGAAGCTACCACATTGTCTGCGCAGCTTACTCTTTTGCAG AGAGACTCCATTGGGCTGACAAACCAAAATAATGAGTTGAAATTTCGTCTTCAAGCCATGGAGCAACAGGCACGACTTCGTGATG CTTTAAATGAAACACTGACAGCTGAGGTTCGACGGTTGAAGCTTGCTACTCAAGAGATGAGTGAGGATTCTGACCCTTCCAGGTGCATGCAACAGCTTCCAATTAACCCCCAGATATTCCAGCTGCAGCAACAGGCTTCCCAACTCAACATTCATCAGTTTCAACCACAACAGCAGCGGCCGTCCTCTTCCCAAGTTAACAATCAACAGCAACAGCAGCCGCAATCTCAGCAGAAAAATGGCACCGCAACAACAAAATCTGAAGGAAATCAATGA
- the LOC119990514 gene encoding uncharacterized protein LOC119990514: MKQEAIHEVKLPLWVEHINAFFHLPNPRIFTLFTISSTVTFSLGLAMIVELVLHGEHHQGYGWIAYYAPLTITLPVSMWIICIISALFLPYKDQNMNAVLSLSDPSHGKPSSDQQPKREQQMQDQQPKDPASVTLERIFSLPISKTTTASDNNLERSRSCP; the protein is encoded by the coding sequence ATGAAGCAAGAAGCAATTCATGAAGTGAAATTACCTTTGTGGGTGGAACATATCAATGCATTCTTTCACCTGCCCAACCCAAGAATCTTCACACTCTTCACCATCAGCAGCACAGTCACATTCTCATTAGGCCTTGCCATGATTGTGGAATTGGTTTTACATGGTGAACATCACCAGGGATACGGCTGGATCGCTTACTACGCCCCGTTAACAATCACTCTCCCAGTTTCTATGTGGATCATCTGCATCATCTCTGCACTTTTTCTTCCCTACAAGGATCAAAATATGAATGCAGTACTGTCATTATCTGATCCTTCACATGGCAAGCCATCATCAGATCAGCAGCCCAAAAGAGAACAACAGATGCAGGATCAGCAGCCAAAAGACCCTGCTTCTGTAACCTTGGAAAGAATATTTTCTCTGCCAATCTCAAAGACTACTACTGCTAGTGACAACAATTTGGAGCGTTCAAGGAGTTGTCCATGA
- the LOC119992324 gene encoding protein BASIC PENTACYSTEINE4-like, protein MDDGGQQENGRFKVDYYKGGVHPPWNMMVQHQVKQNNALEMNKKIMSILAERDAAIRERNTAISEKREAWAARDEALRQRDEALIERSKALMERDNALAAIQYRENSMNFPLGGGVQRGSKRLPHPTYHSIESSEALDSGEGHITEAYPISTIAAKAGKSRHVKRMKENKAHELGATKSPQKGKKVGEDFNKQVPSHGKKIKVDWDSQDMGLNLIHFDDTTMPVPVCSCTGFPHPCYKWGNGGWQSSCCTFTISSYPLPQMPNKRHARVGGRKMSGSVFTRLLTRTAANGCDLSQPLDLKEYWAKHGTNRYITIK, encoded by the exons ATGGATGATGGTGGGCAACAGGAAAATGGGAGATTCAAGGTGGATTACTATAAAGGAGGAGTACATCCTCCG TGGAATATGATGGTCCAGCATCaagtaaaacaaaataatgcttTAGAGATGAATAAAAAGATAATGTCCATCCTAGCTGAGAGGGATGCAGCTATTCGAGAAAGGAACACAGCAATATCAGAAAAGCGGGAAGCCTGGGCTGCACGAGATGAGGCTCTCAGGCAGCGAGATGAAGCACTTATAGAGCGATCTAAAGCCCTGATGGAGCGAGATAATGCTCTAGCAGCAATTCAGTACCGAGAGAATTCAATGAACTTTCCTTTAGGTGGTGGAGTTCAACGTGGATCAAAGCGTCTCCCCCACCCAACATATCACTCAATTGAATCGAGTGAAGCTCTTGACTCTGGGGAAGGGCACATAACCGAAGCCTATCCTATATCAACCATTGCTGCTAAAGCTGGCAAGTCGCGCCATGTAAAACGCATGAAGGAGAATAAAGCACATGAACTGGGTGCAACAAAGTCACCACAAAAGGGAAAGAAAGTGGGTGAGGATTTCAACAAGCAAGTTCCCTCTCATGGGAAAAAGATTAAGGTTGACTGGGATAGTCAGGACATGGGCTTGAACCTCATCCATTTTGACGATACCACCATGCCAGTTCCAGTTTGTTCGTGCACAGGATTCCCTCATCCTTGCTATAAATGGGGGAATGGTGGATGGCAGTCATCTTGTTGCACCTTTACTATTTCGTCATACCCGCTACCACAGATGCCAAACAAGCGCCACGCCCGAGTGGGTGGGCGGAAGATGAGTGGCAGTGTCTTCACGAGACTGCTTACTCGGACGGCTGCTAATGGCTGTGATCTGTCGCAGCCACTTGATCTCAAGGAATATTGGGCCAAACATGGGACAAATCGCTACATCACCATCAAATAG
- the LOC119991440 gene encoding xanthotoxin 5-hydroxylase CYP82C4-like: MIITILTTLAFTLLIKYLFSISSKPKIPQVPGALPLIGHLHLFRPSLKKAFHITLGEMANKYGPIFTIKLGVGRFVIVNNSEIAKECFTTNDKILDGRSKSLASKIMGYNHALILLAPCSHHWRNARKIMTLELLSNQKLEIFKPVGESILNAFVKEIYNRNRVYDDKNVVVEMKRWFEDINMSVIFRMLAGKSYCSGDLLEEEKEKNKRFVEALHRFVELATNSLVVDLLPYLGWWYSREISRDLKRMAEDLDQVLQGWVEEHKHKRLLGEGKGKKDFIYAILSILDEDKELLNDYDLDTFIKSTCLALIVGAGDATTLTLTWALSLLLNNPHVLQKAQQELDTHVGKERLVQDSDLQNLVYLQAILKETLRLYPPGPVSAPHQATQDCTINGYHISAGIDILVNFSKLHRDPITWPDPDAFQPERFLTSSHKDFDFRGHNYELIPFGAGRRICPAMAYGLQVTQLTLAKLLHCFEIVSATGGPIDMTDSVLMINLKKTKLDVLLSPRLPAHVAVAILSWETVVYIPRSKPVGRRFSLKETKTTLSLAFYIQSLFLFLIVITMTNVGENMAANVVGGNILVVPTLNSAGVNGGNAAGGIQQVTVAVPTTFHVNPHEDALKLDDADVNTQNVAAVAAVDAWKHSNYLCKNTILNGLTNSLFGVYSTFPTSKAL; this comes from the exons ATGATCATCACAATTCTTACCACTTTAGCCTTTACATTgcttatcaagtatctcttttCAATATCAAGCAAGCCAAAGATTCCACAAGTTCCCGGTGCATTGCCTTTGATCGGACACCTCCACCTCTTTAGGCCTTCACTAAAAAAGGCATTCCACATAACATTAGGAGAAATGGCAAACAAATACGGTCCAATTTTCACCATCAAATTGGGGGTTGGACGTTTTGTCATTGTGAATAATTCGGAGATTGCCAAAGAGTGCTTCACTACAAATGACAAAATCCTCGACGGCCGCTCTAAATCTCTAGCCTCCAAGATCATGGGGTACAACCATGCTCTTATTTTACTTGCGCCTTGTAGCCATCATTGGCGTAACGCGCGCAAGATCATGACGCTCGAGCTTCTCTCGAATCAAAAGCTCGAGATATTCAAACCTGTGGGAGAATCCATATTGAATGCGTTCGTGAAGGAGATATATAATAGAAATAGGGTATATGATGATAAGAATGTGGTGGTGGAGATGAAGAGATGGTTTGAAGACATTAACATGAGTGTGATTTTCAGGATGTTAGCGGGGAAGTCGTACTGTTCGGGGGATttattggaggaggagaaggagaagaacaaGCGTTTTGTCGAGGCGCTCCATCGTTTTGTCGAGTTGGCTACTAATTCTTTGGTGGTGGATTTATTACCGTATTTGGGGTGGTGGTATTCTAGAGAAATTTCAAGGGATTTGAAAAGGATGGCCGAGGATCTAGATCAAGTTCTTCAAGGATGGGTTGAAGAACATAAGCATAAGAGGTTGTTAGGGGagggaaaaggaaagaaagactTCATTTATGCAATACTATCTATTCTTGATGAAGATAAAGAGCTTCTCAATGATTATGATCTTGATACCTTCATCAAGTCTACATGCCTG GCACTTATAGTTGGAGCAGGAGATGCTACAACTCTGACATTGACATGGGCTTTATCTCTTTTGCTCAACAATCCACATGTTTTACAGAAAGCGCAACAAGAATTAGATACTCATGTTGGCAAGGAAAGGCTAGTCCAAGACTCAGATCTACAAAACCTGGTGTACCTCCAAGCCATTCTTAAAGAAACGCTGCGTTTATATCCTCCTGGTCCAGTCTCTGCACCACATCAAGCAACGCAAGATTGTACTATAAATGGTTACCATATCTCCGCTGGGATAGACATATTAGTCAATTTTTCAAAGCTACATCGAGATCCGATTACATGGCCCGACCCAGATGCGTTTCAACCTGAAAGGTTTCTGACAAGTAGTCATAAGGATTTTGATTTCAGAGGACACAATTATGAACTGATACCGTTTGGTGCCGGAAGAAGAATATGCCCTGCAATGGCTTATGGTCTTCAAGTTACGCAACTCACACTTGCAAAATTGTTGCACTGTTTTGAAATTGTAAGTGCCACAGGTGGACCAATTGACATGACTGATTCTGTGCTAATGATCAACCTTAAAAAGACCAAACTTGATGTACTTCTTTCTCCGCGGCTTCCTGCCCATGT AGCTGTGGCCATTCTATCCTGGGAGACTGTCGTCTATATTCCTCGAAGCAAACCAGTGGGGAGGCGATTCAGTCTTAAGGAGACAAAGACTACTCTGAGCTTGGCTTTTTACATTCAATCTCTTTTTCTGTTCCTCATTG TTATCACTATGACTAACGTGGGAGAAAACATGGCTGCCAACGTGGTTGGAGGAAACATTCTTGTTGTGCCAACACTGAACTCCGCTGGAGTGAATGGTGGGAATGCTGCTGGTGGCATTCAGCAAGTCACCGTTGCTGTTCCAACAACGTTCCATGTCAACCCGCATG aggaTGCACTTAAGTTGGATGACGCAGATGTCAACACTCAGAATGTTGCTGCTGTAGCTGCAGTGGATGCATGGAAGCATTCAAATTATCTGTGCAAGAACACCATTCTCAATGGTTTGACCAACAGTCTGTTCGGTGTGTACAGTACTTTTCCCACTTCTAAAGCACTCTAG